Proteins encoded within one genomic window of Alphaproteobacteria bacterium:
- the sdhD gene encoding succinate dehydrogenase, hydrophobic membrane anchor protein has protein sequence MTKLQASGGSSHNGVAHWKGQRVSAVVLIFLSIWFLMEIMRHTQSAYPVVLAWASSPWIGAALSLFVGMVFYHGALGLQVVIEDYIPNPFWQKTLILGVKAFSYALVLLSWFFIIRIAIIGNG, from the coding sequence ATGACAAAACTTCAAGCATCTGGAGGTTCTTCTCACAACGGCGTAGCCCATTGGAAAGGCCAGCGCGTTTCTGCCGTGGTGCTCATCTTTTTGAGTATATGGTTTCTCATGGAGATCATGCGTCATACCCAGTCGGCTTATCCTGTAGTTTTGGCTTGGGCTTCGAGCCCTTGGATTGGGGCTGCTTTAAGCCTCTTTGTCGGGATGGTTTTTTATCATGGGGCATTAGGTTTGCAGGTCGTCATTGAAGACTATATTCCCAATCCTTTTTGGCAGAAGACCCTCATCCTGGGTGTAAAAGCGTTTAGTTACGCCCTGGTTCTTTTGTCTTGGTTTTTTATCATTCGCATCGCAATTATTGGCAACGGATAG
- the sdhC gene encoding succinate dehydrogenase, cytochrome b556 subunit, whose translation MPVVPPSSIQPRPLSPHLQVYRPQLTTVLSILHRFTGMALSAGTLPLVIWLGSIAMGQETYLNASLWFASPLGVTLMLGWAFCFYFHLANGIRHLFWDMGVGFELPTVYRTGWIVVGFSTCLTLLTFWWMVTPS comes from the coding sequence ATGCCCGTTGTCCCTCCCTCTTCGATACAACCTCGGCCATTGTCGCCGCATCTCCAAGTCTATCGCCCCCAACTCACCACTGTTCTCTCCATTCTTCACCGCTTTACGGGCATGGCTTTAAGTGCAGGCACCCTTCCGTTGGTTATATGGTTAGGATCGATTGCGATGGGCCAAGAGACATACCTCAACGCTTCACTGTGGTTCGCATCCCCCCTTGGGGTGACCCTGATGTTAGGATGGGCTTTTTGCTTCTATTTTCACCTGGCTAACGGTATCCGCCACTTGTTTTGGGACATGGGGGTGGGTTTTGAGCTTCCAACCGTCTATCGCACCGGTTGGATCGTCGTTGGATTTTCTACTTGCCTAACGCTCTTAACTTTCTGGTGGATGGTGACTCCCTCATGA